DNA from Oryzisolibacter sp. LB2S:
AGGAGTGACTGGGAGATCTACAAGGGCTTTGCCAAGGCCTTCAGCGAGGTCTGCGTCGGCCACCTGGGTGTCGAGAAGGAGGTGGTGCTCACGCCCATCATGCACGACACCGCGGGCGAGCTCGCCCAGCCCTATGGCGTCAAGGAATGGAAGACGGGCGAGTGTGACCTGATCCCCGGCGTCACCGCGCCGCAGATCACCGTGGTCGAGCGCGACTACCCGAACACCTACGCGCGCTTCACATCGCTGGGGCCCTTGATGGACCGCATCGGCAACGGCGGCAAGGGCATCGCCTGGAACACCCAGACCGAGGTCGAGCAGCTCGGCGACCTGAACGGCCGCGTGCGCGAGGAGGGCGCGACCCAGGGCCGCCCGAGGATAGTGACCGACATCGACGCCACCGAGACCGTGATGATGCTCGCGCCCGAGACCAACGGCCATGTGGCCTGCAAGGCCTGGGAGGCGCTGTCCAAGCAGACCGGGCGCGACCATGTGCACCTGGCGCTGCACCGTGAGGACGAGAAGATCCGCTTCCGCGACATCCAGGCGCAGCCGCGCAAGATCATCTCCTCGCCCACCTGGTCGGGGCTTGAGAGCGAGAAGGTCAGCTACAACGCCGGCTACACCAATGTGCACGAGCTGATCCCATGGCGCACGCTCACGGGCCGCCAGCAGTTCTACCAGGACCACCCCTGGATGCGCGACTTCGGCGAGGGCTTCTGCGCCTACCGCCCACCCGTCAACCTCAAGGCCCTGCATGAGGTCGAGGGCAAGAAGCCCAATGGCAACCCGGAGCTGGCGCTGAACTTCATCACGCCGCACCAGAAATGGGGCATACACAGCACGTACAGCGACAACCTGCACATGCTCACGCTCAACCGCGGCGGCCCGGTGATCTGGATCAGCGAGGAGGACGCCAAGCGCGGCGGCATCGTGGACAACGACTGGGTGGAGATCTTCAACGCCAACGGCGCGATCGCCGCACGCGCGGTGGTCAGCCAGCGCGTCAAGCCCGGCATGGTGCTCAAGTACCACGCGCAGGAGAAGACCATCAACATGCCCGGCGCGGAGACCACGGGCACGCGCGGCGGCATCCACAACTCGGTCACGCGCGTGGTCTTGAAGCCCACGCACATGATCGGCGGCTACGCCCAGTACAGCTACGGCTTCAACTACTACGGGACGATTGGCACCAACCGCGACGAGTTCGTGCTGGTGCGCAAGATGCGTCGCGTGGATTGGCTCGATGAGGTGGCGGGCAGCACCACGGCCAGCACCCATGCGTAAGAACGAAGGAGAACCACGATGAAAATACGCGCACAAATCGGCATGGTGCTGAACCTGGACAAGTGCATCGGCTGCCACACCTGTTCCGTCACCTGCAAGAACGTCTGGACCAGCCGCCCCGGCATGGAATACGCCTGGTTCAACAACGTCGAGACCAAACCCGGCATCGGCTACCCCAAGGAATGGGAGAACCAGGACAAGTGGAACGGCGGCTGGGTGCGCCAGGCCGACGGCTCCATCGTCCCGCGCCAGGGCGGCAAGTGGAAGCTGCTCATGCGCATCTTCGCCAACCCCAACCTGCCGCAGATCGACGACTACTACGAGCCCTTCACCTTCGACTACGACCACCTGCAGTCGGCGCCCGAGATGAAGTCGCCGCCGACGGCGCGCCCGCGCAGCCTGATCACGGGCCAGCGCATGGAGAAGATCGAGTGGGGCCCGAACTGGGAGGAAATCCTCGGCGGCGAGTTCGCGAAGCGCTCGCGCGACGTGAACTTCGAGCAGGTGCAGAAGGACATGTACGGCCAGTTCGAGAACACCTTCATGATGTACCTGCCGCGCCTGTGTGAGCATTGCCTGAACCCGGCGTGCGTCGCATCGTGCCCCTCGGGCTCGATCTACAAGCGCGAGGAAGACGGCATCGTGCTCATCGACCAGGACAAGTGCCGCGGCTGGCGCATGTGCGTCTCGGGCTGCCCGTACAAGAAGATCTACTACAACTGGCAGACCGGCAAGGCCGAGAAATGCATCTTCTGCTATCCGCGCATCGAGGCAGGTCAACCCACGGTGTGCTCCGAGACCTGCGTGGGCCGCATCCGCTATCTGGGCGTGCTGCTCTACGACGCCGACCGCATCCAGGAGGCGGCCAGCGTGGAGCGCGACCGCGACCTGTACCAGGCGCAGCTCGACATCTTCCTCGACCCGCATGACCCCGAGGTGATCCGCCAGGCCAAGCTTGACGGCATCCCCGACAACTGGCTCGAGGCCGCGAAGAACAGCCCCGTCTACAAGATGGCCGTGGACTGGAAGATCGCGCTGCCGCTGCACCCCGAGTACCGCACGCTGCCCATGGTCTGGTATGTGCCGCCGCTCTCGCCGATTACCTCGGCGGCCAACGCCGGCCACCTGGGCGTCAACGGCCAGATCCCCGACGTGTCGCAGCTGCGCATTCCCGTGCAGTACCTGGCCAACCTGCTCACGGCCGGCGACACCGGCCCGGTGGTGCGCGCGCTCGAGCGCATGCTGGCCATGCGCGCCTACCAGCGCGGCGTGCATGTGGACAAGGTGCAGAACATGGACGTGCTCAAGCAGGTCGGCCTGACACAGCACGACGTGCAGGACATGTACCAGGTCATGGCGATTGCCAACTACGAGGACCGCTTCGTCATCCCCTCCACGCACCGCGAATACGCCGAGAACGCCTTCGACGTGCGCGGCGGCTGCGGCTTCTCGTTCGGCAACGGCTGCTCCGACGGCGCGACCGAGATCAGCATCTTCGGCAGCAAGAAGCCGCGCACCATCCCCATCAAGGCCGTGGTCTGAGGAGGCACGCAGATGTTCAAGAAGACACCCGAATCCATGCGCCTGACGCTGCGGGCCCTGGCGCGCCTGCTGGCCTATCCCGGTGCCGAGCTGCGCGCGCAGATGCCCTCGCTGATCGATGCGCTGCGCACCGAGCAGGTCCTGCCCGCGGCCCGCGTGGCCGAGCTGCAGGCCCTGGTGCAGCAGGTCTGCGCCATGGACCCGTACGAGGCCGAGGCACGCTATGTCGACACCTTCGACCGCGGGCGCCAGACCTCGCTGCACCTGTTCGAGCATATCCACGGCGACTCGCGCGAGCGCGGCCCGGCCCTCATAGACCTCACGCAGACCTATGAGCGCGCCGGCCTGTTCCTCGACGGCAAGGAGCTGCCCGACCACCTCGGCGTGGTGCTGGAGTTCGCCTCCACCCAGCCGCCGGCCGTGGCGCGCGAATTCCTGGCCGAGATGGCGCACATCCTCAACGCCCTGTTCAGCGCGCTGCAGTCCAAGGCCAGCCCCTACGCGAGCGTGGTCGCCGCCGTGCTCGAGGCCGCGGGCGAGAGGGCCCAGTCCGTGGCTATCACGCCCGAGCCCGACATGGACGAGGCCTGGGCCGAGCCCGAGGCCTTCGACGGCTGCGCCACGCGCGGCCAGAACCGCCCCGGCCAACCCCAACCCATGCAATTCGTGCGCAAGGCACGCCCCGACAACTCGCAAGGAGTCGCACCATGACCACCTGGATCGACCACTTCCTCTTCGGCCTGTACCCCTACATCTGTCTGGCCGTGTTCTTCCTGGGCAGCTGGATACGCTTCGACCGCGACCAGTACACGTGGAAGAGCGATTCCTCGCAGCTCTTGCGCACCGGCAGCCTGCGCTGGGCGAGCAACCTGTTCCACATCGGCGTGCTGTTCCTGTTCTTCGGCCATTTCGTGGGCATGCTCACGCCCCATGTGCTGTACGAGTCCTTCATCACGGCCGGGCAGAAGCAGGTGCTTGCCATGGTCTCGGGCGGCGTGGCCGGCGTGCTGGCCTTCATCGGCGTCACGCTGCTGCTGCACCGGCGCCTCACGGATCCGCGCATCCGCGCCACGAGCAAGACCAGCGACATCGCGCTCCTGTGGATCTTCTGGGTGCAGCTCGCGCTGGGCCTGGCGACCATTCCGCTGTCGGCCCAGCACCTGGACGGCTCGGTCATGATGCGCCTGGCCGAATGGGGCCAGCGCATCGTCACCTTCCGCGGCGGCGCCGTCGAGATGCTGGTGGGCACGGGCTGGATCTTCAAGGCCCACCTGTTCCTGGGCATGACGG
Protein-coding regions in this window:
- the narH gene encoding nitrate reductase subunit beta → MKIRAQIGMVLNLDKCIGCHTCSVTCKNVWTSRPGMEYAWFNNVETKPGIGYPKEWENQDKWNGGWVRQADGSIVPRQGGKWKLLMRIFANPNLPQIDDYYEPFTFDYDHLQSAPEMKSPPTARPRSLITGQRMEKIEWGPNWEEILGGEFAKRSRDVNFEQVQKDMYGQFENTFMMYLPRLCEHCLNPACVASCPSGSIYKREEDGIVLIDQDKCRGWRMCVSGCPYKKIYYNWQTGKAEKCIFCYPRIEAGQPTVCSETCVGRIRYLGVLLYDADRIQEAASVERDRDLYQAQLDIFLDPHDPEVIRQAKLDGIPDNWLEAAKNSPVYKMAVDWKIALPLHPEYRTLPMVWYVPPLSPITSAANAGHLGVNGQIPDVSQLRIPVQYLANLLTAGDTGPVVRALERMLAMRAYQRGVHVDKVQNMDVLKQVGLTQHDVQDMYQVMAIANYEDRFVIPSTHREYAENAFDVRGGCGFSFGNGCSDGATEISIFGSKKPRTIPIKAVV
- the narJ gene encoding nitrate reductase molybdenum cofactor assembly chaperone translates to MFKKTPESMRLTLRALARLLAYPGAELRAQMPSLIDALRTEQVLPAARVAELQALVQQVCAMDPYEAEARYVDTFDRGRQTSLHLFEHIHGDSRERGPALIDLTQTYERAGLFLDGKELPDHLGVVLEFASTQPPAVAREFLAEMAHILNALFSALQSKASPYASVVAAVLEAAGERAQSVAITPEPDMDEAWAEPEAFDGCATRGQNRPGQPQPMQFVRKARPDNSQGVAP
- the narI gene encoding respiratory nitrate reductase subunit gamma, producing MTTWIDHFLFGLYPYICLAVFFLGSWIRFDRDQYTWKSDSSQLLRTGSLRWASNLFHIGVLFLFFGHFVGMLTPHVLYESFITAGQKQVLAMVSGGVAGVLAFIGVTLLLHRRLTDPRIRATSKTSDIALLWIFWVQLALGLATIPLSAQHLDGSVMMRLAEWGQRIVTFRGGAVEMLVGTGWIFKAHLFLGMTVFLIFPFTRLVHIWSGFGTLAYVLRPYQLVRARRLNLPAGQNQPRRTL